In Thermodesulfobacteriota bacterium, the genomic window ATTGCCCGGCTCACTTGCTTCTACTATGAAGAATATTCATCGATTGCAAGGTTTGCAAGTCTGTCAGCTTCTGAGTTGTGCTCTCTGGGGATGTGCTGAATCGTGATGTCTTTGTAGTTTTGAAACAAAGTTTTGGCTTTCTTATTAAGTGGAATTATCTCAGGGTGCTTAACTTTCCAAAGCCCATTTATCTGGTTAGCAACAAGAAGTGAGTCTGTATAGATTCGTATGGGACTATCTGCTAGTTCTACACAATTCTCTAATGCGGTTATTAGCGCCGTATATTCTGCCTGATTGTTGGTTTTGGTTCCCAAATATTTTTTGACTTCAATTATATCATCAGTAGTTTTTTTTATGAGTACGCCGATGCCTGACTCCCCAGGATTGCCTCGGGCAGCTCCATCAATAAATATTTCAATCACATCTGTGCTGTTAGTCATATGGGGCAGGCTAGGCTGTTTTAGCTTCACTATCAGATTCTTCTTCAGTATAGAGGATCTTTTGGCAGCTAGGACATTGTATTATTTTTGTATATGTGAGGATTTCATTAAACATCTGTGCAGGCACATTCATGTAGCATCCCGTACAAACTTCATTTTTGGCGACTGCTAAGATTTCTCCATTATTTTTATCAAATATCTTGTGATAAAGAGGTACAATTTCCGGATCAAGAGTCTGAAGAGTCTTTTCTTTCAGTTCTTTTTTAGGCTCATATGAATTTTTAACTTCTTCAAGCTCAAGGGTGTACTCATCTATCTTTTCTTTAGATTCAGCCTCCTTAGAGGCTAGGGCTTCAGATTGTTTTGCAATTTCATTCTCTAATGTTTCTAGTTTTTCCATTTCTTCCAGAAGCTTTTCTTCCAGATCTGAATTAGACCTTTTGGTCTCGGTTATTTCTTTCTGAAGCGCTTGATATTCTTTATGTGTTTTAATTTCGAAAAGTTTTTCTTCAGATTTCTTTATGCTTTCTTCGTTTTCACTGACTTCATTTTCAAGGTTTGATTTTAAGGTGGTGAGTTCTTGTTTTTGATTATTTAAATTTTCTAGTGCTTCTTTTGAGGATTTTAGTTCTTGTTCTAAGGCGGATATTCTTTCCGGATAGTCATTAAGGTGGACTTCTAATTCGCTGAGCTCCATATCAATCTTTTGGAGCGCCTCGAGAACCAATATTTGTTCTCTCATTTCTCCCTCCGTCTTACTTCATCGAATAAATTTATTTGATTATAATGGTTGGAAATTCTCTTTGTAGAAGAAAATTCAAATATGTGAATTATTAAGTTTTCTTTTATCTCTCTTTGTGTATCCATCAACTCTACTAACTTTTTAGTTCTAAGCACTTAATACATTTTACCTGCTAAAGATACTTTTTGCCTTCTAAAGAAGTATGGGCCCACCCGGACTCGAACCAGGGACCAACGGATTATGAGTCCGCCGCTCTAACCAACTGAGCTATGGGCCCTCAGCATAATTAAGTGAACTTATTATATTAAGTAAGTATACAGACCTTGTCAATAAACGCTTGATTTGGGGATGATAATAGAAGATGTATCAACGTTTTGCTGAATAGTTTTCAGCCTTAAGGTGTTTATAGTACTCAAGTACTTTAGCTATGTAGTCGGTAGTTTCAGGGTATGGGGGTATTGTGAAGCCATGCTTAATTACAGAACCCTTGCCAGCGTTATAGGCTGCCAGCGAGAGCTTAAGGTCGCCGTCAAAGTAATCAAGCAGGTCTTTTAGATATTCCACCCCACCTTCCATGTTCTCTTTTGCATCGAAGGGATCATTGACACCATAATCGCTAGCTGTTGCAGGTATAAGCTGCATTATGCCTTGAGCGTTTTTAGGAGATACAGCGTCTGGGTCAAAGTTTGATTCAGCTTTGATTACTGCTTTAACTAGATATGGATCAACTTTATGTTTTTCGCTTATAAGTATTATGTCCCTATCATATTCCGTCACAAATCCGTTTGATAGATCCACTCCGCTCTCGGGCCTGTTGATCTTATATTTTGCAAGCGATGCTCTGTTGAACACGACGGTAGGCATTTTATTATTACACTCAAGAGTTTCATGAGTTCCGGACCTATCTATGAGGATCATGCAATTTGCTATCTCTAAAACCTGAATATATTCGCTCTTTATCAGGTCCAATCTGTCACCAGGAAGATATTTACCTATCTCACCTGTGATTGGGTTTTTAATTAGCGCTTTAGTTGATTTCCCGCTTGTAAGAGTGCCAAGCACTACAAGTTCAAGCTCAGACTTAGAAACTTCTATGGACAGAAGTTCATTTTCCTCGAGAGTTTCCTGATATACAGATGGATCGTCAGAGAAACTGCCGACGGTGTCCTGGGCATATGATAAATCTGCCATAAGTAGTAATAAAAGTGGGAATGCCAATAAAAACAGGATGTTTTTCTTCATATAGGCATGCAGCTCAACAGCAATATATACATTCAGAATATATGATTAAGCCTTAAATGTAAACAATTAAAATGGTATAAATACAAAAGGGCTACACATTATTTGCTAATGTATAGCCCTTTATTCTATGTCGGTTAGAAAATTTTCTACTTTTTCTGTGTAATTGGATAAAACTTATAGGATTTAACGTCTTTTCCTTCTTTTGTCTTTTTTACTGTTCCCACTGTTACGCCCATTTTCTCGCCGATGTTTAGACTCTCAGGGTCATCAACTTCGACCTGAGCCATTACTCTCACACCTTCAGGAAAATCGACTAACGCCAGCGCATAGGGGACTGGAAACTCCGGCATACTTCTTCTTACGACTGTAAATGAATGAAGCTCACCCTCAGCGCTAAGCATCCTCTCTTCAATCTCGTCTGAGAAGCTAACAGGGTCTGCCATATATTTTGGAAATGTATAATTATCCGACTCCTTAGAATATCCAGCAACTAACCTTACATTGCCGCCTCTGTCAGTTGCGAATAACTCCGGAAACATTACCTCTTCATGATTCTCTGCCATAACCTCAATCTCTCCTTAGCAAATTTTAAGTGGGATATATATTACATCCATTTTAAATTAAGTCTAGAGTACATTTGTGCTTGTTTGTAAAGGATTTAAAATCTTAGTAGAATAGATTGCCATGAGCCAAACAGTTCCAAGGGCACTCACTATCGCAGGCTCAGATTCTGGAGGAGGCGCCGGGATCCAGGCTGATCTAAAAACATTTACAGCTCTGGGAGTATATGGCATGTCTGCAATCACATCTGTAACCGCTCAAAACACTCAGGGAGTCCAAGAGATTTTCAATTTGCCGCCCGAGTTGGTAGAGCAACAGATGGATTCAGTTTTGAGCGATATTGGAGTCGATGCGGTAAAAATTGGTATGCTCTCGACTAAAGAAATTATCTTAGCGGTTTCAAAAAAAATCACAGAGTTTGATCTAAAAAACCTTGTTTTAGATCCTGTTATGATAGCAAAAGGCGGAGAGGATCTACTTCAAAAAGAGGCGGAGCAAACTTTAATAGATGAGCTATTGCCCAACACTTATCTTTTAACACCAAATAATCCGGAGGCAGGGGTTTTATGCGGGATTGAAATAAATTCAATTGACGATATGAAAGAGGCAGCTAAAAGTATAAAAGCACTAGGTCCCCAAAATGTATTAATCAAAGGAGGTCATCTTGACCCTTCCCAAAATGCAGTTGATATTTTATATGACGGCAAAGAGTTTTATGAATTTAAATCAGAACGAATAAATACAAAAAATACTCATGGCACAGGCTGCACTTATTCTGCAGCAATATGCGCTGGGCTTGCAAAAGGCTTATCTCTTGTAGAAGCTATTGCCGGTGCAAAAGAGTATATAAACTTAGCTATTAAAAATTCATTTGAGATAGGAAGCGGACACGGACCGCTCAATCATTTTTGGAAAATATTGTAAAGGAGCATGTCATGGCTGAAATAATTGATGGGAAAAAGGTATCTGAACATATAAGGGCAGAGATTGCTCAGGGTGTAGAGAAGTTAAAAGATGAAACTGGAATCACCCCAGGTCTGGCCGCAGTGCTAGTCGGTGATGACCCAGCTTCAGAAATCTATGTAAGAAATAAAAGAAAAGCGTGCGCCACAGCCGGAATGTATTCTGAAGAACATAAGCTGCCGGCTGAGACTAAAGAGCAGGAGCTTCTAAATCTTGTGGATAGATTGAACAACGATCCAAACATTCATGGAATTTTGGTACAGCTCCCTCTACCTGATCATATAGATGAGACGAAAGTTCTAAGAGCTGTTACTCCTCTAAAAGATGTAGACGGGTTTCATCCATACAACGTTGGACTTTTAGTTGAAGGAAACCCAAGATTTATTTCCTGCACCCCTCATGGAATCATCAAAATGCTTGAGTTCTATAATATAGACATAACTGGAAAAGAAGCTGTTGTAGTAGGAAGAAGTAACATCGTTGGAAAGCCAGTATCTATGCTTCTTCTTCACCGCCATGCCACTGTTACAATCTGTCATTCGCGAACAAAGCCACTTGAGGAAGTGACTCGAACAGCCGACATTCTGGTTGCTGCAATCGGAAGGGCAAATTTTATTACCGGCGATATGGTCAAGGATGGAGCTGTTGTGATTGATGTTGGAATTAACCGTAACGAGGACGGGAAACTGGTGGGTGATGTAGATTTTGAGGCAGTATCTCAAAAGGCCTCATACATTACACCTGTTCCGGGAGGGGTAGGGCCGATGACCATCTCGATGCTCTTGTGGAACACACTTGAGTCTGCAAAAAACAGCTCGCAGTAAACTATAAGTAAATAATATTTGTGGATAACCTGCTCTAAAAACACACTGATTCTATTCACAATAATACTATGATGTGCTTAATTATACTTATAAGTGCCTATAATTGTTGTATATATAGTGTAAATGCCAATATTCCTAATGTGGACAAATAGCTTGATTTTTTGTTGCTAAGTTGTTGATTGATTGTGAATTAATGTGAACTAGCTGTGAATTAATCCACTATCTTAATTACGGCTTTATCATCGTTGATGTTTTTTAGTAACTCAGATACTGTGAGTTTATATTCAGGATGAACAAACTCGGGATCAATCTCGCAAATAGGCTCTAACACAAAACGCCTTAGGTGCGCTCTTGGGTGAGGGATCTGGAGCCCATCATTTTTTGAGAGCAGATCATCGTAAAATATTATGTCTAGATCGATGATTCTTGGCTCCCACTTCTCGTGTCTCTCTCGTCCAAGTTTATGTTCAATCTTATTGAGTTCTGAAAGCAGCTCATATGGTGGCAGTTCGGTATCGATTTCAGCCGCAAGATTTATAAACTCTGGCTGGTCCTCTTTGCCCACTGGTTCAGTTTCATAGAAAGATGAAACTTTGACTACTTTCGAAAAGGCTCCCATCTCATCTATAGCTTTCTTGCAGTTTTCGATCCTATCTCCAAGATTGGATCCGATGCTGATATATACTAGACTCATAGTAGTTAAACTTAAATCACAATCCTTTGACTATCTAGGTGTTTTCATTAATTTATATAAAAAGGAGGCAATTATGTCACTACTTTCAGAAAATGAAATTGCTCAAGGTCTTTCATCTCTTGATGGCTGGACACAAGTTGGCAATCAAATTACAAAGCAGTTTAAATTTAAAAACTTCGTTGGATCAATGGGGTTTGTAACAAAAGTTGGAATTCTAGCGGAAAGAGTAGATCACCACCCGGATATAATGATTGAATACAGCAAAGTTACTATTACACTTTCCACACACAGTGAGGGCGGACTTACGGAGAAAGACTTTAGCTTAGCTACTGAAATACAAGAGGTATCTTAATTAAGGCTCGGGTTTCGTGTCTTTTTCTATCACTTCATAATCGTTCTCGTCAAGAGT contains:
- a CDS encoding C4-type zinc ribbon domain-containing protein produces the protein MREQILVLEALQKIDMELSELEVHLNDYPERISALEQELKSSKEALENLNNQKQELTTLKSNLENEVSENEESIKKSEEKLFEIKTHKEYQALQKEITETKRSNSDLEEKLLEEMEKLETLENEIAKQSEALASKEAESKEKIDEYTLELEEVKNSYEPKKELKEKTLQTLDPEIVPLYHKIFDKNNGEILAVAKNEVCTGCYMNVPAQMFNEILTYTKIIQCPSCQKILYTEEESDSEAKTA
- a CDS encoding ribonuclease HI family protein, with protein sequence MKLKQPSLPHMTNSTDVIEIFIDGAARGNPGESGIGVLIKKTTDDIIEVKKYLGTKTNNQAEYTALITALENCVELADSPIRIYTDSLLVANQINGLWKVKHPEIIPLNKKAKTLFQNYKDITIQHIPREHNSEADRLANLAIDEYSS
- a CDS encoding OB-fold domain-containing protein; amino-acid sequence: MAENHEEVMFPELFATDRGGNVRLVAGYSKESDNYTFPKYMADPVSFSDEIEERMLSAEGELHSFTVVRRSMPEFPVPYALALVDFPEGVRVMAQVEVDDPESLNIGEKMGVTVGTVKKTKEGKDVKSYKFYPITQKK
- the folK gene encoding 2-amino-4-hydroxy-6-hydroxymethyldihydropteridine diphosphokinase, whose amino-acid sequence is MSLVYISIGSNLGDRIENCKKAIDEMGAFSKVVKVSSFYETEPVGKEDQPEFINLAAEIDTELPPYELLSELNKIEHKLGRERHEKWEPRIIDLDIIFYDDLLSKNDGLQIPHPRAHLRRFVLEPICEIDPEFVHPEYKLTVSELLKNINDDKAVIKIVD
- the folD gene encoding bifunctional methylenetetrahydrofolate dehydrogenase/methenyltetrahydrofolate cyclohydrolase FolD, which gives rise to MAEIIDGKKVSEHIRAEIAQGVEKLKDETGITPGLAAVLVGDDPASEIYVRNKRKACATAGMYSEEHKLPAETKEQELLNLVDRLNNDPNIHGILVQLPLPDHIDETKVLRAVTPLKDVDGFHPYNVGLLVEGNPRFISCTPHGIIKMLEFYNIDITGKEAVVVGRSNIVGKPVSMLLLHRHATVTICHSRTKPLEEVTRTADILVAAIGRANFITGDMVKDGAVVIDVGINRNEDGKLVGDVDFEAVSQKASYITPVPGGVGPMTISMLLWNTLESAKNSSQ
- a CDS encoding 4a-hydroxytetrahydrobiopterin dehydratase yields the protein MSLLSENEIAQGLSSLDGWTQVGNQITKQFKFKNFVGSMGFVTKVGILAERVDHHPDIMIEYSKVTITLSTHSEGGLTEKDFSLATEIQEVS
- the thiD gene encoding bifunctional hydroxymethylpyrimidine kinase/phosphomethylpyrimidine kinase — encoded protein: MSQTVPRALTIAGSDSGGGAGIQADLKTFTALGVYGMSAITSVTAQNTQGVQEIFNLPPELVEQQMDSVLSDIGVDAVKIGMLSTKEIILAVSKKITEFDLKNLVLDPVMIAKGGEDLLQKEAEQTLIDELLPNTYLLTPNNPEAGVLCGIEINSIDDMKEAAKSIKALGPQNVLIKGGHLDPSQNAVDILYDGKEFYEFKSERINTKNTHGTGCTYSAAICAGLAKGLSLVEAIAGAKEYINLAIKNSFEIGSGHGPLNHFWKIL
- a CDS encoding lytic transglycosylase domain-containing protein, with amino-acid sequence MKKNILFLLAFPLLLLLMADLSYAQDTVGSFSDDPSVYQETLEENELLSIEVSKSELELVVLGTLTSGKSTKALIKNPITGEIGKYLPGDRLDLIKSEYIQVLEIANCMILIDRSGTHETLECNNKMPTVVFNRASLAKYKINRPESGVDLSNGFVTEYDRDIILISEKHKVDPYLVKAVIKAESNFDPDAVSPKNAQGIMQLIPATASDYGVNDPFDAKENMEGGVEYLKDLLDYFDGDLKLSLAAYNAGKGSVIKHGFTIPPYPETTDYIAKVLEYYKHLKAENYSAKR